The sequence AACAACCGCCAGACCGAGGTCAACCGATTGGCAGAAGAAACACAGCGCCTAGACCTGGCGATCGCCCAGGCCCAAGAGCAGTTTCGCAATACCTCGATCGCCTCCCAGGATGAGTTGCAGCAGCGCCTGGCTACCAACACCAACCAAATTGCCACTATCGACAGCCAGCTGACCAAAACCATGCTCGAAAACGACAAGCGTCTGCAAGAGATTGACAGCCAGCTGACCCAGTTGCAGCAGACCCTCACCTACCAAGAGCTGCGTGCCCCGGTCAGCGGCGCGGTGTTTAACCTCAGGGCCAACCAGGCGGGCTACGTGGCCAATTCCACCGAGCCCATTCTCGAAATCGTGCCCAGCGATGCCCTGGTGGCACGGGTGTTTATCACCAACCGCGATATTGGCTTTGTGCGCGAGGGCATGGCGGTCGATGTACGCATTGACTCGTTCCCCTACAGCGAGTTTGGCGATGTCAAGGGCACCGTCACCCAGATTGGTTCCGACGCGCTGCCCCCCGATCAGATCAACCCCACCTATCGGTTTCCGGCAGAGATTACCCTAAGCGATCAGGCGATCGCCATTGATGGGCAACCGGTGCAGCTCCAGTCGGGTATGTCGCTTAGCGCCAATATCAAGACCCGACCCCGACGAGTGATCACGATCTTTTCTGACCTGTTTGTGCGCAAAATCGACACGGTTAAAACGGGGCGGTAGCAGGTTTGGGGCATCGGGTAGCCGCAAACGCAAACGCAAACCCGATACCCCAAACCTTATATCTAGTACCGCGAACCCTCTACCCGATAGATTGATTTAGCAGCATTCATAGAAAAAACAACAGAAGTCGTCGCGATTTGATAGAATACAGTCTATCTAGCGCTCCAGTGCGAGGGGGAGGTTGTTCGGTGATACACGCTACACTGCACCAGCTCAAGGTTTTTGAAGCGACTGCCCGCCATGGCAGCTTTACTCGCGCCGCCGAAGAACTCTATCTGACCCAGCCCACGGTGTCGATTCAGGTGAAGCAATTGACCAAGGCGGTAGGGTTGCCCCTGTTTGAACAAATTGGCAAGCGGCTCTATCTCACCCAGGCAGGGCAAAAACTGCTCGAAACCTGCCAAGAAATCTTTGATGGTCTCGACCAGTTTGAGATGGCGGTATCTGACCTCAAAGGGCTAAAGCAGGGTCAGCTGCGCCTGGCGGTGATTACCACGGCCAAATACTTTGTGCCCCGGTTGCTAGGGCCGTTTTGCCAGCGATTCCCCGGTATTGATATCTCGCTGAAGGTGACTAACCACCAGCAGATTCAAGAGCGCATGGCCAACAACGATGACGATCTCTACATCATCAGCACGCCCCCCGAGCAGCCCGATCTCAAGATTTATCCCTTTCTCGAAAACCCGCTGGTGGTGCTGGGGCCTCAAGATCACCCTCTGGTGGGTAAGCCGCGATCGCCCATTCAAATTCTCGATGGCGAGCAGTTCATCATGCGCGAACCGGGCTCGGGTACCCGCCACGCGGTGCAAAAGCTGCTGGCTGAGCACGATGTGAACGTCAAGGTGCGCTTAGAACTGGGCAGCAATGAGGCGATCAAGCAGGCGATCGCAGGCGGGCTGGGCATCTCGGTGCTGTCGCTACACACGATTATCTCTGAGGGCACCCGAGGCGAGTTTGCCATTCTCGATGTCGACCATTTCCCCATCGATCGCCACTGGTATGTGGCGCACTTGGCGGGCAAGCAGCTCTCGGTGGTCTCCCAGACGTTTCTAAACTACCTACTAGAAGAAAGCCACACCCTGGTCGAAAATCTGCTGCCAGGCATTAGCCGGGTACCGGCGGCGATCGCCCCCGAACCCACGGTCAAAGGCGACGAAATGCTGAGCAAGGTTTAGACGGAGATTAGCTCTAGGGCGATGGCAAACCCTAGAACGCTGCCTTTGCCCCAGACTAGGTGGCGATTAAAGCAGCGCGATCGAGTTGGATCTTGGTGTCGATCAAAATCGATTCACTTAGGGCTAGGCGATCGCCGGTCATCCAGATGACTTGGGGTTGAAAGCGGTACAGCCGCCGGGGTGAAGGCGCGAGATAGTCAGCGGGGGTGCGCCGATGCCCCTGCCCCGAGCGCTGGGTAAGCAGTGGAATAACTTGCGCGACCTCAGCGGGAGGCACCTCGGCAGCGGTGCCCGTGAGGTAAAGTCCCTGGCCTTTGCCCTCCTCGGGTTGGGTGCTGTAAATCGCGATCGCCCCCCGGCCCTGGTTGGCCGAGAGATTCTGCGAATGCTGAGCGACGATCGCCGAGGCCCAATACAGATTCCAGCTTGAGTCGTAGGCAAAGAAAACTGGAGAGGCCCAGGGCTGACCAGCCGAGGAACAGGTAGACAGGGTACAGTAGATCGTGCCGGCCAGCAGCTGCCTG is a genomic window of Nodosilinea sp. E11 containing:
- a CDS encoding pyridoxamine 5'-phosphate oxidase family protein, with the protein product MAIATADNGWVNTVEGQNPAVLERARQLLAGTIYCTLSTCSSAGQPWASPVFFAYDSSWNLYWASAIVAQHSQNLSANQGRGAIAIYSTQPEEGKGQGLYLTGTAAEVPPAEVAQVIPLLTQRSGQGHRRTPADYLAPSPRRLYRFQPQVIWMTGDRLALSESILIDTKIQLDRAALIAT
- a CDS encoding LysR family transcriptional regulator, with translation MIHATLHQLKVFEATARHGSFTRAAEELYLTQPTVSIQVKQLTKAVGLPLFEQIGKRLYLTQAGQKLLETCQEIFDGLDQFEMAVSDLKGLKQGQLRLAVITTAKYFVPRLLGPFCQRFPGIDISLKVTNHQQIQERMANNDDDLYIISTPPEQPDLKIYPFLENPLVVLGPQDHPLVGKPRSPIQILDGEQFIMREPGSGTRHAVQKLLAEHDVNVKVRLELGSNEAIKQAIAGGLGISVLSLHTIISEGTRGEFAILDVDHFPIDRHWYVAHLAGKQLSVVSQTFLNYLLEESHTLVENLLPGISRVPAAIAPEPTVKGDEMLSKV